The Aerosakkonema funiforme FACHB-1375 genome contains a region encoding:
- a CDS encoding DNA-methyltransferase, translating into MRLNQQAYYETKLGAAYLGDSLDLLQQVPDESIDLICTSPPFALVRKKEYGNVDAEEYIEWFEPFAKQFYRVLQPKGSLAIDIGGTWVKGYPVRSLYHFELVIKLCKPPEKGGLGFYLAQELYWYNPAKLPSPAEWVTIRRERVKDAVNTIWWLAKDPHPKANNRRVLKPYSQSMQNLLKNGYTAKLRPSGHHISNKFSNDRGGAIPPNIIDAREAEETTEIGEPIVQPVNVISASNTSSNDYYQKRCKEQGLKPHPARFPQALPEFIINLCTEPGDLVLDPFAGSNMTGRVAETMQRRWLSFEIDRSYIDASQIRFEPNAPLIVAPPTENFNQAHFLE; encoded by the coding sequence ATGAGATTGAATCAACAAGCATATTACGAAACTAAACTTGGTGCTGCGTATCTGGGAGACAGCTTAGATTTGCTCCAACAAGTTCCCGATGAAAGTATCGACTTAATTTGCACATCGCCACCTTTTGCTTTAGTCCGAAAGAAAGAATATGGCAATGTGGATGCAGAAGAATACATTGAATGGTTTGAGCCATTTGCCAAACAATTTTACCGGGTGCTTCAGCCCAAAGGTTCCCTGGCGATCGACATTGGCGGTACTTGGGTGAAAGGTTATCCAGTGCGATCGCTCTATCATTTCGAGTTAGTTATTAAACTTTGCAAACCTCCCGAAAAAGGCGGTCTTGGCTTTTATTTAGCACAGGAACTTTACTGGTATAATCCAGCCAAACTTCCATCACCTGCCGAATGGGTGACAATCAGAAGAGAAAGGGTTAAAGATGCCGTCAATACAATCTGGTGGCTAGCTAAAGACCCCCATCCAAAAGCGAATAACAGAAGAGTTTTAAAGCCTTACAGCCAATCGATGCAGAACCTTCTCAAAAATGGTTACACTGCTAAGCTAAGACCTTCCGGACATCACATTTCTAACAAGTTTAGTAACGATCGAGGTGGTGCAATTCCACCTAATATTATAGATGCCAGAGAAGCAGAAGAAACCACAGAAATAGGAGAGCCTATAGTACAACCTGTCAACGTTATTTCAGCCTCAAACACATCATCAAACGATTACTATCAAAAAAGATGTAAAGAACAAGGATTGAAACCACATCCGGCCAGATTTCCGCAAGCATTACCGGAATTTATCATCAATTTGTGTACGGAACCGGGTGATTTAGTGTTAGATCCTTTTGCCGGTTCAAATATGACGGGTCGGGTGGCAGAAACCATGCAGAGACGATGGTTATCTTTTGAAATCGATCGCAGCTATATTGACGCTTCGCAAATCAGATTTGAGCCAAACGCTCCGCTTATTGTCGCACCACCTACCGAGAATTTTAATCAAGCGCACTTTTTGGAATAA
- a CDS encoding TIGR02587 family membrane protein: protein MSSKTSKNSRRTDLGKARSLADSLQEYFRGVVGGIMFSLPLIYTMEVWWAGFTEHPLRIFLYFLATFTLLLGYNRYAGLRRSASRLEVVIDSVEELGLGILVAAAFLWLLGRITLDMTADEIIGKIVVEAMTVAIGVSVGTAQLGGADPENMDTGMKGEEQQSGLPSPGRDEVDFWGQVIISLCGAVLFAANVAPTEEIITIATQISSERLIGLALVSMLLGTLILFYSNFTGAKQFTRSESLFTTVSGTVITYAVALIASASLLWFFGRFDGVAPITWVAQTVVLALPATLGASAGRLLLQ from the coding sequence ATGAGTTCCAAAACTAGCAAGAATAGTCGCCGTACCGATTTGGGAAAGGCGCGATCGCTTGCCGATTCCCTACAAGAATACTTCCGAGGTGTTGTTGGCGGTATCATGTTCAGCTTGCCGCTAATTTATACGATGGAAGTATGGTGGGCTGGTTTTACCGAACATCCCTTGCGGATTTTCCTTTACTTCCTCGCCACTTTCACCTTGTTACTGGGTTACAACCGCTACGCTGGATTGCGGCGTTCTGCCAGCCGTTTGGAAGTGGTAATCGATTCTGTAGAAGAATTAGGACTGGGAATATTGGTTGCAGCTGCCTTCCTCTGGTTGTTGGGGCGCATCACATTGGATATGACTGCCGATGAAATTATCGGTAAAATCGTCGTGGAAGCGATGACGGTTGCGATCGGCGTTTCTGTGGGTACAGCCCAGCTTGGTGGCGCAGATCCAGAAAACATGGATACGGGGATGAAAGGTGAAGAACAGCAATCTGGCTTGCCCAGTCCCGGTCGAGACGAAGTTGATTTTTGGGGCCAAGTTATCATTTCTTTATGCGGGGCGGTTTTATTCGCTGCCAACGTAGCGCCGACAGAAGAAATTATCACGATCGCCACGCAAATCTCATCAGAAAGATTGATAGGATTAGCGTTAGTTTCTATGCTTCTCGGCACACTTATCCTTTTTTATAGCAACTTCACCGGCGCGAAACAGTTCACTCGCAGCGAGAGTCTATTTACTACCGTTTCCGGCACCGTTATCACCTATGCTGTCGCACTAATTGCTTCGGCGTCGCTGCTTTGGTTTTTCGGGCGTTTTGATGGAGTTGCACCGATTACTTGGGTGGCGCAAACAGTTGTGCTAGCACTGCCTGCAACCTTGGGAGCTTCTGCGGGAAGGCTTTTACTGCAATGA
- a CDS encoding phosphate-starvation-inducible PsiE family protein encodes MGFLRNVSKRISGHGKDEEFLGFIEHIETLVSKILSLAMVVVILIAVFDLMVILGKELFFDHSVGRFNEFLVNIFGVFLSILIALEILENITAYLRKHVVQAELVVVTSLIAVARKIIILDFKKTDGVELIGLGISILALSMSYWIIRTVNNRVPNDRKAKHSDKKIGHDE; translated from the coding sequence ATGGGGTTTTTGAGGAACGTATCTAAAAGAATCAGCGGTCACGGCAAGGACGAGGAGTTTCTTGGCTTTATCGAACACATAGAAACCCTTGTCTCCAAAATCCTATCTTTGGCAATGGTCGTTGTCATCCTGATCGCAGTTTTTGACTTGATGGTCATTCTCGGTAAAGAATTATTCTTTGACCATTCAGTTGGTAGGTTTAACGAATTTTTAGTTAATATATTTGGTGTATTTTTAAGCATATTAATAGCTCTGGAAATATTAGAGAATATCACTGCATACCTCCGAAAACACGTTGTTCAAGCCGAATTAGTTGTAGTCACTTCTCTGATAGCGGTGGCTCGGAAGATCATTATTCTCGACTTTAAAAAAACTGACGGAGTAGAGCTGATCGGTTTGGGAATTTCTATCCTTGCCTTATCCATGAGTTACTGGATTATTCGCACTGTTAATAATAGAGTGCCTAATGATAGAAAGGCTAAACACAGCGACAAAAAAATAGGCCATGACGAATGA
- a CDS encoding AAA family ATPase, translating into MMFVFTGYQILEQIYESANSLVYRGWQERDNQPVVLKILKLNYPTFSELIKYKQEYYITRSLDYPGIIKVYNQEKYQNTLCIVLEDFGGESLKLWMKKRVFTLLEFIEIAIATTDSLGQIHAANIIHKDINPSNIIFNPATKQLKIIDFGIATQLTRENPTLKNPNVLEGTLPYISPEQTGRMNRALDYRTDFYSLGVTFYELLTGKLPFETDNALELVHCHIAKQPLPPHHINSEIPPILSKIVMKLMAKTAEDRYRSAWGLKVDLENCLNQWRSSQKISDFVLGYQDISDKFQIPQKLYGREAELKTLLSTFERISNSGQAEILLVAGYSGIGKSALVQELYKPITAHHGYFISGKFDQFQRNIPYSAIVSAFKGLIQQILTDTETQLQQWREKLEVAVGTNGQVVIDVIPEVELIIGKQPSVPELGLNEAQNRFNLVFQNFIRVCCSKEHPLVIFLDDLQWADSGTLKIVELMTTDIDMQYLYLIGAYRDNEVSTTHPLMMTLEDLRKQGATINQITLEPLGLQDINQLLADTLHSDTVTSLPLAELVIRKTRGNPFFVNEFLKTLYSENLIAFNLPHAGNQRGYWRWDITEIERLGITDNVVDLMVDKLKKLPNYTQDVLRLAACIGTQFELNTLAIICGKAMREIFFSLVVAMQSGLILPKSELNEQLLIPNYQFLHDRVQQAAYALIGEAQKTAVHLQIGRLLLQNTVPEALSEKIFEIVDHLNIGAELVLDRQERNEIAKLNLMAGQKALAATAYEAALKYCYAGIKFLSVDSWRSCYELTLALYDRAAEAAYLYRDFEQMEKLGETVLQQASALLDKVKVYELKIQVAISQNELVKAIEIGLFVVEMLGVKLSPLPKDGSEVAQLPRLEDLESIPVLTDANKLAAMRIFMNIAAASFIANPTVFVQVILTAVNLCIEHGHSALAPFAYVDYGMILAGPMGNLEAGYYSGLLALKLLEQFDCREIESKVYAPFNGFIRHWKEPARATVKSLLEGVESGLDTGDIEYASYSANHYCSHIFWIGENLEIVDNKQANYLALFQKLKQNLTVNHIKIFHELTLKLRSINNNKFQLVGSSFNEVEMLPYLLKVKDGTAVFFTYVTKAILCYLFKDYSQAIKNADLALEYAGASQGLMFFSAHNFYYSLALLAEYTNKEPAEQQIFLCQVESNQEKMRHWADNAPTNYQHKYELVEAEKARVLGNTLTAMKMYDRAIAGAKENEYINEEALALELAAQFYLALGREKIGQTYMQDAHYAYTQWGAIAKVKDLEEKYPQLLNASGLSPLNSTYLADSRISTSTNSSSNLDLETVMKASQALSQEIELDKLLVKLMKILIENAGAEKGYLILENKGKLLIEASGTVDSDNISVLHSLPIENRLPVGLINYVARLHESVVLNDATREGNFINEPYIKQHQPKSILCAPVLNRGQLTGIIYLENNLIMGAFTSDRSELLRLLSGQAAISITNAKLYAEVKASEKQLRENESRLAQFLNAVPVGVFIADPQGRPYYVNETARQILRQGLVSSTQLDRLHAAYQAYEAGSDRLYPLERDPIANALQGKSVKIDDIELRFPDKIVSLESSGTPIYDEQGNLVYAIAAFQDISDRKKAEAELFKLNKALERFVPQQFLQFLNKQSIVDVELGDNVEKEMSILFSDIRDFTTISETMTPEENFRFINSYLSRMEPAIRENHGFIDKYIGDAIMALFGGSADDAVKAAIAMLKRLEIYNQHRGNSGYVPIDIGIGINTGNLMLGTVGGANRMNGTVISDAVNLASRVESLTKNYGVSLLITHHTFSQLKNSPEYAIRLIDKVKVKGKSELVTVYEVFDTDRPEILAGKLQTLPIFKEALSLYNDNALSKAAKGFSECLRINPLDRVAEIYLQRCDR; encoded by the coding sequence ATGATGTTCGTATTTACAGGCTATCAAATTTTAGAGCAAATTTACGAAAGTGCCAATTCTTTGGTTTATCGTGGGTGGCAAGAGCGGGATAATCAACCTGTGGTACTGAAAATTTTAAAGCTAAACTATCCAACTTTCTCCGAACTGATTAAATACAAACAGGAATATTATATTACGCGATCGCTCGATTATCCCGGTATTATCAAAGTCTACAACCAAGAAAAATATCAAAACACGCTCTGCATAGTTTTAGAGGATTTTGGGGGAGAATCCTTGAAATTATGGATGAAGAAGCGAGTATTTACTCTCTTGGAATTTATCGAAATTGCGATCGCAACTACTGATAGTTTGGGTCAGATTCACGCCGCTAATATTATCCACAAAGATATCAACCCATCGAATATAATTTTCAATCCAGCAACAAAGCAGTTGAAAATCATCGACTTTGGCATTGCCACTCAATTAACTAGGGAAAATCCTACCTTGAAAAATCCCAACGTTTTAGAAGGTACACTTCCCTACATTTCCCCAGAACAAACTGGTCGGATGAATCGCGCTCTCGATTATCGCACAGATTTTTACTCTTTGGGTGTTACTTTTTATGAATTGCTGACTGGAAAACTGCCATTCGAGACTGACAACGCCCTAGAGTTAGTTCATTGTCATATTGCGAAACAGCCGCTACCACCGCATCACATTAATTCAGAAATTCCGCCAATTTTGTCGAAAATAGTAATGAAATTGATGGCGAAAACTGCCGAGGATAGGTATCGGAGCGCCTGGGGATTAAAAGTAGATTTGGAAAATTGTTTAAATCAGTGGCGATCGTCTCAAAAAATATCGGATTTTGTTTTAGGATATCAAGATATTTCAGACAAATTTCAAATTCCCCAAAAACTTTACGGTCGCGAGGCAGAACTAAAAACTTTACTATCAACATTTGAGAGAATAAGCAATTCCGGACAAGCCGAAATTTTATTGGTCGCAGGGTATTCCGGTATTGGGAAATCAGCATTAGTACAGGAACTATATAAACCGATTACCGCCCATCACGGCTATTTCATTTCTGGAAAATTCGATCAATTTCAGCGTAACATTCCCTACTCGGCAATAGTTAGTGCATTTAAGGGATTGATACAGCAAATTTTAACCGACACAGAAACTCAATTGCAGCAATGGCGAGAAAAATTAGAAGTTGCTGTCGGGACTAACGGACAAGTGGTAATTGATGTAATTCCGGAAGTAGAATTAATTATTGGCAAGCAGCCAAGCGTACCAGAACTAGGTTTAAATGAGGCACAAAATCGCTTTAATCTCGTATTTCAAAACTTCATACGTGTTTGTTGTTCAAAGGAGCATCCTTTAGTCATTTTTCTGGATGATTTGCAGTGGGCAGATTCCGGAACGTTGAAGATCGTAGAACTGATGACGACGGATATTGATATGCAATATCTGTATTTAATTGGTGCTTATCGAGATAACGAAGTCAGCACGACGCATCCTTTGATGATGACGCTTGAAGATTTACGAAAACAAGGGGCAACGATTAATCAAATTACTTTAGAACCTTTGGGATTACAAGATATTAATCAGCTGCTAGCCGATACATTGCATAGCGACACCGTAACGAGTTTACCGCTAGCAGAACTGGTAATCCGGAAAACGAGAGGCAATCCTTTTTTTGTTAATGAATTCTTGAAAACTCTGTACTCGGAAAACTTAATTGCGTTTAACCTTCCTCATGCTGGCAATCAAAGAGGATATTGGCGCTGGGATATTACGGAAATTGAGCGACTTGGTATCACTGATAATGTGGTGGATTTGATGGTAGACAAGTTGAAGAAATTACCAAATTATACACAGGATGTGTTACGTTTGGCTGCTTGCATTGGCACACAATTTGAGTTAAACACTTTGGCGATTATTTGTGGCAAAGCTATGCGGGAAATTTTCTTTAGCCTTGTAGTGGCAATGCAGTCCGGATTAATTTTACCTAAGTCCGAACTAAATGAGCAATTGTTGATTCCAAATTATCAATTTTTACACGATCGAGTACAGCAAGCTGCTTATGCTTTGATTGGTGAAGCACAAAAAACCGCAGTTCACTTACAAATAGGTCGTCTGCTGTTACAGAATACCGTTCCGGAAGCGTTATCGGAAAAGATATTTGAGATTGTCGATCATCTCAATATTGGTGCAGAACTCGTACTCGATCGACAAGAAAGGAACGAAATTGCGAAACTAAATTTGATGGCGGGTCAAAAAGCTCTAGCAGCGACAGCTTATGAAGCGGCTCTCAAATATTGCTATGCTGGCATTAAATTTTTGAGTGTGGATAGTTGGCGTAGCTGTTACGAACTTACTTTAGCTTTGTACGATCGAGCAGCTGAAGCGGCATACTTATACCGTGACTTTGAGCAGATGGAAAAATTGGGTGAAACTGTTCTGCAACAAGCTAGCGCTCTGCTCGACAAAGTGAAAGTTTACGAACTAAAAATTCAGGTTGCTATTTCTCAAAACGAGCTGGTTAAAGCTATTGAAATAGGACTCTTTGTAGTGGAAATGTTGGGAGTAAAGCTATCTCCACTACCAAAAGATGGAAGTGAGGTAGCTCAGTTACCTCGGCTGGAAGATTTAGAATCTATTCCTGTTCTAACAGATGCCAATAAACTGGCAGCCATGCGAATTTTTATGAACATCGCTGCTGCAAGTTTTATCGCCAATCCTACCGTTTTTGTGCAGGTGATTTTGACTGCTGTCAATCTCTGTATCGAACACGGTCATTCAGCGCTAGCTCCTTTTGCCTACGTTGATTACGGCATGATTCTTGCTGGCCCAATGGGCAATCTAGAGGCTGGATATTATTCCGGTTTGCTAGCTTTAAAGCTGTTAGAGCAATTTGATTGCAGAGAGATAGAGAGTAAAGTATACGCACCATTTAACGGTTTTATTCGACATTGGAAAGAGCCAGCAAGAGCAACAGTAAAATCTTTACTAGAGGGAGTAGAAAGCGGTTTAGATACAGGAGATATAGAATATGCTAGCTACTCTGCGAACCATTATTGCTCGCATATATTTTGGATAGGAGAAAATCTAGAAATAGTAGATAATAAGCAAGCGAACTACCTGGCCTTATTCCAAAAATTAAAACAAAATCTTACAGTAAATCATATTAAAATTTTTCATGAATTAACTTTAAAATTGAGAAGTATAAATAACAATAAATTTCAGCTAGTTGGTAGTAGCTTTAATGAAGTAGAAATGCTACCTTATTTGCTAAAAGTTAAGGATGGAACTGCCGTTTTTTTTACTTATGTTACCAAAGCTATACTATGTTACCTATTTAAGGATTATTCTCAAGCAATTAAAAACGCCGACTTAGCCCTAGAATACGCAGGTGCTTCGCAGGGATTAATGTTCTTTTCGGCGCATAACTTTTACTATTCTCTAGCTCTGTTAGCTGAGTATACCAATAAAGAACCTGCCGAGCAACAAATTTTCTTATGCCAAGTAGAATCAAATCAGGAAAAAATGAGACATTGGGCGGATAATGCTCCTACTAATTATCAGCATAAGTACGAACTTGTAGAGGCAGAAAAAGCGAGAGTTTTGGGTAATACTTTAACAGCAATGAAGATGTACGATCGCGCGATCGCCGGAGCCAAAGAAAATGAATATATCAATGAAGAAGCACTTGCCCTAGAGTTAGCTGCCCAATTTTATTTGGCGCTGGGTAGAGAAAAAATTGGCCAAACTTATATGCAGGATGCACACTATGCTTACACGCAATGGGGAGCTATTGCCAAAGTAAAAGATTTAGAAGAAAAATACCCGCAGTTACTAAACGCATCCGGGCTAAGTCCTCTTAATTCCACTTACTTAGCAGACAGCAGAATCTCAACCAGCACTAATTCTAGCTCAAATTTGGATTTAGAGACTGTAATGAAAGCATCGCAAGCGCTTTCTCAGGAAATAGAGTTAGATAAGTTGCTGGTGAAACTAATGAAAATTTTAATCGAAAATGCTGGCGCGGAAAAAGGCTACTTAATTTTAGAAAATAAGGGAAAATTACTGATCGAAGCATCTGGGACAGTAGATTCCGATAACATCAGCGTCTTGCATTCGCTTCCTATTGAAAATCGCTTACCCGTAGGACTAATCAATTATGTGGCTCGCCTACACGAGAGTGTAGTATTAAATGATGCTACCCGCGAGGGTAATTTTATCAACGAACCCTATATAAAACAACATCAACCTAAATCAATTTTGTGTGCCCCGGTTTTGAATCGAGGACAGTTGACAGGCATTATCTATCTGGAAAATAACCTCATAATGGGTGCTTTTACTTCAGATAGAAGTGAATTGTTACGATTGTTATCGGGACAAGCTGCCATCTCTATTACCAATGCCAAACTTTACGCGGAAGTAAAAGCCAGTGAAAAGCAATTGCGGGAAAATGAAAGCCGATTAGCTCAATTTCTGAATGCAGTTCCAGTAGGGGTGTTTATCGCCGATCCGCAGGGGCGTCCTTACTACGTCAATGAAACCGCACGGCAAATTCTGCGTCAAGGTTTGGTTTCTTCAACTCAACTCGATCGATTGCACGCGGCTTATCAAGCTTATGAAGCGGGAAGCGATCGACTTTATCCTTTGGAACGCGATCCGATCGCCAATGCTTTGCAAGGAAAAAGTGTGAAAATCGATGATATCGAACTTCGCTTCCCCGACAAAATTGTTTCTCTGGAAAGTTCGGGAACGCCCATCTATGACGAACAGGGCAATTTGGTATATGCGATCGCCGCATTTCAGGATATTAGCGATCGCAAAAAAGCGGAAGCAGAATTGTTTAAGCTAAATAAAGCTTTGGAACGCTTTGTACCTCAGCAATTTCTCCAGTTTTTGAACAAGCAAAGTATTGTGGATGTGGAATTGGGCGATAATGTCGAAAAAGAGATGTCAATTTTGTTTTCGGATATTCGCGATTTCACTACTATTAGCGAAACTATGACACCGGAGGAAAATTTTAGGTTTATCAATTCTTATTTAAGTCGTATGGAACCGGCCATCCGTGAAAATCATGGCTTTATTGATAAATACATTGGCGATGCAATTATGGCTTTATTTGGAGGTAGCGCTGATGATGCAGTAAAAGCTGCTATTGCTATGCTAAAGCGCTTGGAAATATACAACCAACATCGCGGTAACTCTGGCTACGTTCCGATCGATATAGGTATCGGTATCAATACTGGTAATTTGATGTTAGGAACAGTCGGTGGAGCGAACCGTATGAATGGTACTGTAATTAGCGACGCAGTTAATTTAGCTTCTCGTGTAGAAAGTTTGACGAAAAATTATGGCGTGTCATTATTAATCACGCACCATACTTTTTCGCAATTGAAAAATTCGCCTGAGTATGCCATACGTTTAATTGACAAAGTTAAGGTGAAAGGCAAGTCAGAATTGGTTACTGTTTATGAAGTATTTGATACCGATCGCCCTGAAATATTAGCTGGCAAGTTACAAACGCTACCAATATTTAAAGAGGCATTATCATTATACAATGATAATGCTTTGAGTAAAGCGGCGAAAGGGTTTTCTGAGTGTTTGCGAATTAATCCTTTAGATAGGGTAGCTGAAATTTATTTACAGCGATGCGATCGTTAG
- a CDS encoding molybdopterin oxidoreductase family protein: MTDSTKTLCPYCGVGCGLEVSPPAQPGKPVNRDSQGYPTWKVQGDRAHPSSQGMVCVKGATIAESLNKDRLLYPMMRESLDRPFQRVTWEEALNAIVNRIQTVRFTQGPEAICMYGSGQFQTEDYYIAQKLLKGCLGTNNFDANSRLCMSSAVAGYIQSFGADGPPCCYDDLDLTDCAFLIGTNTAECHPIIFNRLRKHHKKNNGKVKMIVVDPRRTTTAEAADLHLAIQPGTDIDLLNGIAHLLLRWGYINSEFIDECTSGFPAYADVIRQYPPELVARKCGIKVDELEMAARYWGESKRVLSMWSMGVNQSSEGTAKVRTIINLHLMTGQIGNPGAGPFSLTGQPNAMGGREAGGLAHLLPGYRVVKNAVHRAEIEQFWGLPAGRISAAPGLSVWEMITGLEAGQVGFLWVAATNPAVSMPDLERTKKALWRSPFTVYQDAYYPTETANYAHVLLPAAQWSEKTGVMTNSERRITLCSAFREAPGEARADWEIFAEVGRRLGFTEQFKFANSAEVYAEFVQLTRKRPCDMTGVSHERLATEGPQQWPCPDRSSSAESQSQRLYTDFRFHTPDGRARFGAYHSRGLAEPPDPDYPFVLTIGRLYGHWHTQTRTGRIEKIRQMHPNPFIEIHPRDAGKLGIQEDTWVEVRSRRGMARFPAKVTEAIAPGTVFVPMHWGALWAENAEANALTHPEACPDSLEPELKACAVKLVPITADIKTADTFLQYPKSSMLSASPSV; encoded by the coding sequence ATGACTGACTCAACAAAAACACTTTGTCCTTATTGTGGTGTTGGCTGTGGTTTGGAAGTATCGCCGCCAGCGCAACCGGGTAAGCCGGTAAATCGAGACAGTCAAGGGTATCCCACCTGGAAAGTACAGGGCGATCGCGCACATCCTTCCAGTCAAGGTATGGTTTGCGTTAAAGGTGCCACAATTGCGGAATCTTTAAACAAAGACCGACTTCTATATCCCATGATGCGCGAATCGCTCGATCGACCATTTCAACGAGTCACCTGGGAAGAAGCCCTCAACGCCATCGTTAATCGCATCCAAACCGTTCGCTTCACTCAAGGGCCAGAAGCCATTTGTATGTATGGCTCCGGTCAATTTCAAACGGAAGATTATTACATCGCTCAAAAACTATTAAAAGGCTGCCTCGGCACGAATAACTTTGATGCCAATTCGCGTTTGTGTATGTCTAGTGCGGTGGCAGGTTACATTCAAAGTTTTGGTGCTGATGGTCCGCCCTGTTGCTATGATGATTTGGATTTAACAGATTGTGCTTTTTTAATCGGCACCAACACCGCCGAATGCCACCCAATTATTTTCAATCGACTGCGGAAACACCACAAAAAAAACAACGGCAAAGTCAAAATGATTGTTGTCGATCCGCGTCGCACTACTACTGCCGAAGCAGCAGACTTACATCTAGCGATCCAACCCGGAACTGACATTGATTTGTTAAATGGCATTGCCCATCTGTTGCTGCGTTGGGGTTACATTAACAGCGAATTTATTGACGAATGCACTAGCGGTTTTCCCGCCTATGCTGATGTGATTCGCCAATATCCACCAGAGTTGGTCGCCAGAAAGTGCGGCATCAAAGTCGATGAATTGGAAATGGCGGCGCGATACTGGGGCGAATCGAAACGAGTTCTCTCCATGTGGTCGATGGGAGTAAATCAATCCTCTGAAGGTACAGCCAAAGTCCGCACCATCATTAACTTGCACTTGATGACAGGTCAGATTGGCAACCCTGGCGCGGGGCCATTTTCTCTCACAGGTCAGCCAAATGCGATGGGAGGACGGGAAGCGGGCGGTCTAGCCCACCTCCTGCCAGGGTACCGAGTTGTGAAAAATGCCGTACATCGCGCCGAAATAGAGCAGTTTTGGGGTTTACCGGCAGGACGGATCTCTGCTGCACCCGGTCTTTCCGTGTGGGAGATGATTACTGGGTTAGAAGCCGGTCAAGTGGGATTTTTGTGGGTGGCGGCGACCAATCCAGCTGTGAGTATGCCAGATTTGGAACGCACGAAAAAAGCTTTGTGGCGATCGCCCTTCACTGTCTACCAAGACGCCTATTATCCCACAGAAACAGCTAACTACGCTCACGTTCTCCTCCCAGCTGCCCAGTGGAGTGAAAAAACTGGCGTGATGACCAATTCGGAACGGCGCATCACTCTTTGTTCGGCATTTCGCGAAGCCCCAGGCGAAGCAAGGGCAGATTGGGAAATTTTTGCGGAGGTGGGACGCCGTTTGGGTTTTACAGAACAGTTCAAGTTTGCCAATTCTGCCGAAGTTTATGCGGAATTTGTGCAGCTGACGAGAAAACGTCCCTGCGATATGACTGGTGTCAGTCACGAAAGGTTGGCCACCGAAGGCCCGCAACAGTGGCCCTGTCCCGATCGCTCATCGTCTGCTGAATCTCAATCTCAAAGGCTTTACACGGATTTTCGCTTCCATACTCCCGACGGACGCGCCCGTTTTGGGGCGTATCACTCGCGGGGATTGGCAGAACCTCCCGATCCTGACTATCCTTTTGTCCTTACCATTGGTCGTCTGTACGGTCATTGGCACACTCAAACCCGCACGGGTAGGATTGAAAAAATTCGCCAAATGCACCCAAATCCTTTTATCGAAATACATCCCCGCGATGCTGGGAAGTTGGGTATTCAGGAGGATACTTGGGTTGAAGTCCGCAGCCGTCGCGGTATGGCGCGATTTCCTGCGAAAGTGACAGAGGCGATCGCTCCCGGAACAGTGTTTGTACCTATGCACTGGGGCGCACTCTGGGCAGAAAATGCAGAAGCCAACGCCCTCACCCATCCAGAAGCTTGCCCTGACTCCCTAGAACCAGAACTAAAAGCCTGCGCTGTAAAATTAGTGCCGATTACAGCCGATATCAAAACAGCCGACACTTTCCTGCAATACCCAAAATCTAGTATGCTTTCAGCATCGCCTTCTGTATGA